A window of Paraburkholderia megapolitana genomic DNA:
ACGTACTTCGGGCCGAACGGCTGGTTTCCGCAGGTGCTGCGCGCGCTGCATCTGTACACGGACGAAGTACGGCTCACGCATAACTACTGGGGTGTGCTGATTTCGCTCGTGGTGTCGGGGTTTCCCTTCGCGTTCCTGCTGACGCTCTCGTACGTGACCGGCATCGACCCGACGCTGGCCAACGCGGCCGCGACGCTCGGCGCGAGCCCGTGGCAGCAGTTCCGGCAGATCTATCTGCCGCTGCTCGTGCCTGGGCTGACGATGGCTGCGTGTCTATCGTTCGTGCAGGCGTTCTCGGTGTTTCCGTCGGCGGTACTGCTCGGTGCACCGGCCGGCCCGACTCGCGTGATGTCGATCGCCGCAGCGGAAGCGGCGTTCGAGAGCTACGACTACTCGCTTGCCTCGGCCATCGCGATCGTGATGGGCTTCGTGCAGTTGATCGTCGTCGCGGGTATGCTCGGCGCCCGTCGCTTCTTCTATCGTGGGCCGGTCAGCGGAGGGAAGGGCTGATGACGACCGATCGCCACGCCGTCTCGCTACCGCAGGCACCCGCCGTAGAAGATGCTCCGCCTGCACGCAATGGCAGCCGGCACAGAAGTCTTGCCAGCCGCGCGTGGACCGCGCTGGTATGGGGGACGATGCTGTTCTTCCTGCTGAACGTCGTGCTGTTGATCGCCACAGTCGCCGTCAATTCGCTCGCGACACGCTGGTTCGGCACGTTGCTGCCGCAAGGTTTCACGCTGCGCTGGTACGCGCAGGCATGGGGCGACTTCCAGCTCGCGAGCGTACTCTGGGTCACGGTCGAAGTGGTCGGCGCGGTCGTGCTGCTGTCGGTCGCACTCGGCGTGCTGGCGGCCTACGCACTTGCGCGCGTGCAGTTTCGCGGCAAACGCATCGCGATGCTCGTTTTCCTGCTGCCGCTGATGGTGCCGCCCGTCACCTACGGTATTCCGATGGCGACCGCGATGTACAGCATCGGACTGGCCGGCACACTGGGCGGTGTGATCCTCGCGAACCTCGTGCCGGCGCTACCGTTCGTGATTCTCGTCATGACGCCCTTCATCGAACAGATCGATCCGGCGCTGGAGTCCGCGGCGCGTATCTTCGGTGCGAACACGTTCCGCTATTTCCGTTACGTGCTGCTGCCGCTGCTCGTGCCGGGTATGCTGGCCGCAGGGCTGCTGGTGCTCGTGCGTACCATCGGCATGTTCGAGCTGACGTTTTTCACGGCCGGCCCGGCGACGCAGACGCTCGTCGTCGCGCTGTACTACGCGGTGTTTTCGACCGGCGTGCGCGCGCCGCAATCGATCGATGCGATGGCGATGATCTACATGGCGATCACCCTGGTGTGGGTGCTGATTGCGCTGCAGTTCGTGAGCCCCACGCAGATCGTCTCGCGCGTGAAGGAACAGCGCCGCTGAGCCGGTCCACTACCTGTCGGACGAACCGCGTTCGTCCGCGACCCGATCAAGCTGGGAGCTACACGTGACAAAGAAAAAGACCCCTGAAGAACTGCGCAGTCATCGCTGGTACGGCGTCAACGATCTGCGCTCGTTCGGTCACCGTTCGCGCACTGCGCAGATGGGCTATAGCCGCGAAGAGTACGCGGGCAAACCGGTCATCGCGATCCTCAATACGTGGAGCGAGATGAACCCGTGCCATACGCATTTCCGCCAGCGCGCGGAGGAAGTGAAGCGCGGCATCTGGCAGGCCGGTGGTTTTCCGATCGAGCTGCCGGTGCAGACACTGTCCGAGCCATTCCAGAAGCCGACTACGATGCTTTACCGCAACTTCCTCGCGATGGAAGCCGAAGAAACGCTGCGTTCGTACCCGGCCGACGGCGTCGTGTTGATGGGCGGCTGCGACAAGACGACGCCCGCGCTGCTGATGGGCGCGATCTCGATGGACCTGCCTACTATCTTCCTGCCCGCCGGCCCGATGCTGCGCGGCAACTGGAACGGCGCGACGCTCGGCTCGGGTTCGGACACGTGGAAATACTGGGCCGATCTGCGCGCGGGCAAGATCACCGAGGAAGACTGGCAGGGTGTGGAAGGCGGCATTGCGCGCTCGCCAGGACACTGCATGACGATGGGCACCGCGTCGACGATGACGAGCGCGGCCGAAGCGCTCGGCTTCACATTGCCTGGCTTCGCATCGATACCGGCGCCCGACTCGCGCCACGCGCAGATGGCCGCGAAGACCGGCATGCGCGTCGTCGAGATGGTCTGGGAAGATCTGAAGCCGTCCGACATCGTGACAGCCGGCGCAATCGACAATGCGGTCACGACCTGTCTCGCGCTGTCAGGATCGACGAATGCGATCGTCCACATGATCGCGCTCGCGCGGCGCGCGGGTGTCGAGCTGACACTCGACCGTTACGATGAGATTGCGCGTCGCGTGCCGGTGCTCGCCAACATCCGGCCGACCGGTGCCTACCTCATGGAAGACTTCTTCTACGCAGGCGGTTTGCAGGCGATGCTCGTCGAACTCGGCGATCTGATCGACGGTTCGCAGAGAACGGTGAACGGCCGCACGCTCGGCGAGAACATCACGGGTGCGCAGGTATTCAACGACGATGTGATCCGCCGACGCAGCGCGCCGCTGCTACCCGACAACGGCCTTGCAGTGCTGCGCGGCAATATCGCGCCCGACGGCGCGGTGATCAAACCGGGTGCGGCCGATCCGAAGCTGCTCGTGCACACCGGCCGCGCGGTCGTGTTCCGCGATTACAACGATATGGCTGCACGTATCGACGACGATGCGCTCGATATCGACGAGACCTGCGTGATCGTCCTGCAACATGCGGGGCCGATCGGCGCACCGGGAATGCCCGAGTGGGGCCAGCTGCCGATTCCGCGCAAGCTGCTGCAAAAGGGTGTGCGCGACATGCTGCGCATCTCGGATGCGCGGATGAGCGGGACGAGCTACGGTGCATGCGTGCTGCACGTTGCACCGGAGTCGTTTATCGGCGGTCCGTTCGCGCTGGTGCAGGACGGCGATCTGATCGAACTCGACGTGCCGCGTCGCACACTGAACGTGCTGGTAGCTGACGATGAGCTGGCCCGACGCAAGGCTGCGTGGGTCGCGCCGGCGCCGCGCTTCGAGCGCGGCTACGGTGCGATGCATCAGGTGCATGTGATGCAGGCGGACAAGGGCTGCGACTTCGATTTTCTGCAGCGCGGCGGCGCGCGTCAGGGCGATCCGGAAATCCACTGACGCGGCGCTGCCGCTGTTTGAACGGTCAGTTGACGATCAGCCGACAGTCCGTCGTTCAGTAACCGATGCGATACACCCGACCCGTCTCCGCTCCCTCGACGCTGCGCAGGTAACCTTGCGCAGCGCGTTGTGCGGTAACCGGTTCGAAGCCACGGAAGTAAGGCGCATACGCATCCATCGATTCGACCAGCACAGTCGGACTCACCAGGTTGATGCGCAGGCCGCGCGGCAATTCGATCGCCGCGCCACGCACGAAGCCTGCGAGCGCGAGATTCACGGTCGTCGCGTTCGCGCCTT
This region includes:
- a CDS encoding ABC transporter permease, whose product is MNTATLAPPTAPRDPKAWLVAPALIFILALFVYPFVYGLVLSFQPMNGGGVWANYRTFFTDTSMWPTVLVTLKLAVPATLINVGVSVPVAFALRRHSPYQKLVTTLLVIPVTLGTVLIADGMLTYFGPNGWFPQVLRALHLYTDEVRLTHNYWGVLISLVVSGFPFAFLLTLSYVTGIDPTLANAAATLGASPWQQFRQIYLPLLVPGLTMAACLSFVQAFSVFPSAVLLGAPAGPTRVMSIAAAEAAFESYDYSLASAIAIVMGFVQLIVVAGMLGARRFFYRGPVSGGKG
- a CDS encoding ABC transporter permease, which codes for MLFFLLNVVLLIATVAVNSLATRWFGTLLPQGFTLRWYAQAWGDFQLASVLWVTVEVVGAVVLLSVALGVLAAYALARVQFRGKRIAMLVFLLPLMVPPVTYGIPMATAMYSIGLAGTLGGVILANLVPALPFVILVMTPFIEQIDPALESAARIFGANTFRYFRYVLLPLLVPGMLAAGLLVLVRTIGMFELTFFTAGPATQTLVVALYYAVFSTGVRAPQSIDAMAMIYMAITLVWVLIALQFVSPTQIVSRVKEQRR
- the araD gene encoding L-arabinonate dehydratase; this translates as MTKKKTPEELRSHRWYGVNDLRSFGHRSRTAQMGYSREEYAGKPVIAILNTWSEMNPCHTHFRQRAEEVKRGIWQAGGFPIELPVQTLSEPFQKPTTMLYRNFLAMEAEETLRSYPADGVVLMGGCDKTTPALLMGAISMDLPTIFLPAGPMLRGNWNGATLGSGSDTWKYWADLRAGKITEEDWQGVEGGIARSPGHCMTMGTASTMTSAAEALGFTLPGFASIPAPDSRHAQMAAKTGMRVVEMVWEDLKPSDIVTAGAIDNAVTTCLALSGSTNAIVHMIALARRAGVELTLDRYDEIARRVPVLANIRPTGAYLMEDFFYAGGLQAMLVELGDLIDGSQRTVNGRTLGENITGAQVFNDDVIRRRSAPLLPDNGLAVLRGNIAPDGAVIKPGAADPKLLVHTGRAVVFRDYNDMAARIDDDALDIDETCVIVLQHAGPIGAPGMPEWGQLPIPRKLLQKGVRDMLRISDARMSGTSYGACVLHVAPESFIGGPFALVQDGDLIELDVPRRTLNVLVADDELARRKAAWVAPAPRFERGYGAMHQVHVMQADKGCDFDFLQRGGARQGDPEIH